The Montipora foliosa isolate CH-2021 chromosome 1, ASM3666993v2, whole genome shotgun sequence genome has a window encoding:
- the LOC137999402 gene encoding dynactin subunit 6-like encodes MSRHSQTPRKLKIGSGSVVCQEAEIKGEVTIGSKTVIHPKARIIAEAGPIIIGDNNLIEEQATILNSSYLDDDEQVGEKIVMKIGNHNVFEVGSQCEAVNVGDNNILEAKSKIGRHTGVSHGCVIGAKCEVTSQETLPENTVIYGQSCSRRVQGERPVPQTLQLDFLTKILPNYHHLKKSSRS; translated from the coding sequence ATGTCGAGGCACTCTCAGACACCTCGTAAATTAAAAATTGGGAGTGGTTCAGTTGTTTGTCAAGAAGCTGAAATAAAAGGTGAGGTGACAATCGGTTCGAAAACAGTTATCCATCCTAAAGCTCGAATAATTGCTGAGGCTGGACCGATAATCATCGGTGACAACAACCTCATCGAGGAACAAGCCACCATATTAAATTCCTCTTATCTGGACGACGACGAACAAGTTGGCGAAAAAATCGTGATGAAAATTGGAAACCATAATGTATTTGAGGTGGGTAGTCAGTGTGAGGCGGTAAATGTGGGTGACAACAATATACTCGAGGCAAAAAGCAAGATTGGGCGCCACACAGGTGTTTCCCATGGTTGTGTTATTGGAGCCAAGTGCGAGGTAACCTCCCAAGAGACGCTCCCTGAGAATACTGTGATCTACGGACAGAGTTGTTCAAGGAGAGTTCAAGGCGAGAGACCAGTTCCACAAACACTACAGCTGGATTTTCTAACCAAGATTCTACCCAATTATCACCATCTTAAGAAGTCCAGCCGCTCCTGA